GCGCTGCAGGTGTTCAATCACCTCTTCCGCCGAGTTATCTCTCTCGCCGTTCGCCTGATACACGTTGATCTTCGGGTTATAGATCTTGTCCGAGATCAACAGGCCGATCGACCGGTTTGACATTTTCCCAAACATGTCGAGGATGGCGAACTCGATTGTCGCTAATGGAACCCAGATCGCGAGGCTTTGCGCCTTGTAGTTGGAAGCGTAGACCGTAACAGCTTCGAGAAGATCTTCCAGGTCTCTGGCATCTTTGCCGATGAAGAACGGCGCCATACGTTTTACAAGGACAGGATAGAAGATCTGCATCTGATCGGCATTGGAGACCGAGATCCCTTCGTGCCCATCTTTGGAACGTACGCGACAGATCCATGAATTCTTGTAATGCAACAGCTCAATGGATTCGATAATGACGGGATCCTTGAACAACTCGCGCTTGAAGACCGGCTGCCCGAGGATGGTGTCCAGCTTCTCATAACGATCCTGAAGAGTGCCGAGGAGCCCGTGCCTTGGTGCATTCAGGAATTGAGCCGAAGCCCTGCCATGCAGAGCGGACAAAGCGCCTGCACCGAGCGCTCCATGGAAGAGTTGACGTCGATTCAAAGCCATTTTTTCATTCACCCTTTACCTGCGATCTTTTTCGGAGCATCGGCAGCGAGAAACATACTAGAGCCTTTTCCCTGTTGCTGGGTATCCGGTCGAATCGAGCCTTGCCCAAATGGTCTCGAGTTTGGCACCATCGATTGCATTATTGATTTCCTACTCGGAGCGTTCTCTCAAATGCGTGTTCAGCAATGGTGTGCGATTGGCTTTCTGTTAACAACGATCTCAATGGCAGGAGCTCAGACTGCTACCCCCACCGTGATGACGGGAACCTGGGCTACCGCGCCCGTCCAGGCACTTGCCAAAACCACTGACGCCGGTGACAAGACGATTCGCAACATTGTGCGTGTCTCCCTTGGATCAACGGACACCGTCAGCGTTCAGTTGACCAATGAGTTTGGGATCGAACCACTCACCGTAAGCGCTGCCACCATCGCCCTTAGGCAGACGGACAATACAGTGTCCACACCGGTTGCCTTGTCCTTTCATGGGCAGGCGAGCATTGTGATTCCTCCCGGCAAATTCGTCTGGAGCGATGCGGTTCATCTTCCCTTCCCCGCGATGAGCGACGTCGCCGTCAGCTTGTTCGTTCCCACTCAGCCGATGACCTTCGTCTCGCAACATAACTTTGCGAATGCCACCAACTATCTGGCTCCGGGAAACCAAGTATCTGCTCTCACTTTGACGGATGCAACGAAGTTGATGAGCTTCCGCTACCTGAAGTCTGTCGCGGTGTCCTCGCCCTCGCAGGGAGCCATTCTCTGTTTTGGCGACAGCATTACAGACGGCTCCAGAAGTACCGCCGATACGAACCAGCGTTGGCCCGATCTACTGGCTAAGCGCCTGGCCGCAAATTCCCCAACGGCAACGCTGGCGGTGATGAATGTAGGCATTGGCGGGAATCGGATTCTCCACGATGTGACCGGCCCCAGTTCTCTATCGCGATTCGACCGTGACGTCCTGGAACTT
This genomic window from Terriglobus albidus contains:
- a CDS encoding SGNH/GDSL hydrolase family protein, translated to MRVQQWCAIGFLLTTISMAGAQTATPTVMTGTWATAPVQALAKTTDAGDKTIRNIVRVSLGSTDTVSVQLTNEFGIEPLTVSAATIALRQTDNTVSTPVALSFHGQASIVIPPGKFVWSDAVHLPFPAMSDVAVSLFVPTQPMTFVSQHNFANATNYLAPGNQVSALTLTDATKLMSFRYLKSVAVSSPSQGAILCFGDSITDGSRSTADTNQRWPDLLAKRLAANSPTATLAVMNVGIGGNRILHDVTGPSSLSRFDRDVLELANVKYVVLLEGINDIGHSYDQKNPYDHVSVQELIAADRLLITRAHANGLKIIGATLTPYLPTGYSSPAGEQVRSALNQWIRTGGEFDGVIDFEKATSDSAKRDAFLSTYDSGDHLHPNDAGMKSMADSIDLTLFTK